From Homoserinimonas aerilata, a single genomic window includes:
- a CDS encoding type II toxin-antitoxin system death-on-curing family toxin, translating into MKSDDSGASPYGERDSAGVVEVLSAYLPALQLLRDYDAGELESAPGSVPDWTLTIDEARAIIAHVAAQFEADALFGRERGEGLEGVVASIYQGFAGQELYPTVQLKAANLLYLMVKDHPLSDGNKRSAAALFVTFLSRNSLLTDAGGQPRISNNALAAITLLVAMSDPKEKELMVALVVRMLSEPAS; encoded by the coding sequence ATGAAGTCCGACGATTCAGGCGCTAGCCCTTACGGTGAGCGGGACAGTGCCGGGGTTGTGGAGGTCTTGTCGGCGTACCTCCCGGCTCTCCAACTGCTACGCGACTACGACGCGGGCGAGCTTGAGAGCGCCCCCGGATCCGTGCCGGATTGGACGCTCACCATTGACGAAGCCCGGGCGATCATCGCTCATGTGGCGGCGCAGTTCGAGGCTGACGCTCTGTTCGGCAGGGAGCGCGGCGAAGGGTTGGAGGGTGTGGTCGCCTCGATCTACCAGGGGTTCGCCGGCCAGGAGTTGTACCCGACCGTGCAGTTGAAGGCGGCAAACCTGTTGTATCTGATGGTGAAGGATCATCCGCTCTCTGACGGCAATAAGCGCAGCGCTGCCGCACTGTTCGTCACCTTCCTCAGTCGCAACAGCCTTCTGACGGATGCTGGCGGTCAGCCCCGCATCTCGAACAACGCCCTGGCGGCCATCACGCTTCTGGTTGCCATGAGCGACCCGAAAGAGAAAGAACTCATGGTTGCGCTGGTCGTGCGAATGCTGTCGGAGCCTGCATCCTGA
- a CDS encoding glycoside hydrolase family 13 protein: protein MRRSPHHDGSPLYVSTPTPALGDTVEVRVRVPHDFGAVAVSTRSNPNREPRFSEASVVHSDDVWDWWQASVVVENPAHGYRFLFELADGSQRWLNATGLHEIETLDAEDFTLVGVSQPGFGAPAWARSSVMYQVFPDRFARSEGADARPTPDWAIAASWGDPVDTEPPGRSQQFYGGDLDGVTEHLDHLADLGVTLIYLTPFFPARSNHRYDSTSFDEVDPLLGGDDALVRLVEAAHGRGMRVIGDLTSNHSGDGHEWFVAAREHPDAPERDFYYWHAPSDEAETPEGAVAERLDGEPAHDYESWLGVPSLPKFNWNSAELRRRFIEGPDSVVARWLKPPFSLDGWRIDVANMTGRLLAEDLNAQVRQTIRRTMVEVNPDTILLGESTNDASSDFRGDAWHGAMTYANFTRPLWGWLSVPGSTAGGGIGFARHRIPALTGHQFVEAHTRFAAGFPWQVRLANMNALDTHDTPRFLTSALPGTVPFALGLSVTMPGIPVIFAGDEFGLIGVDGEHSRTPLPWGELASAGRGVAAPPLSAGRGVAASPPSAGRGVAASPLSAGRGVAVYGDSLETTTPAETVALYSALIRLRREHPALNDGGFRWLHVGDDVLAFVREAAEESVLVVAARAAFSVQMEGMADAVPLFGDAAVDGALISGDGPTFAAWALPGLGLPPL from the coding sequence ATGAGACGAAGCCCACACCACGACGGTTCGCCCCTGTACGTGTCGACGCCCACGCCGGCCCTCGGCGACACGGTCGAGGTGCGCGTGCGGGTGCCGCACGACTTCGGTGCGGTCGCCGTCTCCACCCGGTCGAATCCGAACCGTGAGCCTCGCTTCAGTGAGGCATCCGTTGTACACTCTGACGATGTCTGGGACTGGTGGCAGGCATCCGTCGTCGTCGAGAACCCGGCGCACGGCTACCGGTTTCTGTTCGAGTTGGCGGATGGTTCGCAGCGGTGGCTGAATGCGACCGGCCTGCACGAGATTGAGACGCTCGACGCCGAAGATTTCACCCTGGTGGGGGTGTCGCAGCCGGGGTTCGGCGCCCCCGCGTGGGCCCGGTCGAGTGTCATGTATCAGGTGTTCCCGGACCGTTTCGCACGGTCGGAGGGTGCGGATGCGCGCCCCACGCCAGATTGGGCGATCGCCGCATCCTGGGGTGACCCGGTTGACACCGAGCCGCCCGGAAGGTCCCAACAGTTTTACGGCGGCGACTTGGACGGGGTCACTGAGCACCTCGACCACTTGGCCGACCTCGGGGTGACGCTGATCTACCTGACACCGTTTTTTCCGGCCCGCTCCAACCACCGCTACGACTCGACGTCTTTCGATGAGGTTGACCCGCTGCTCGGCGGCGATGACGCACTGGTTCGGCTGGTTGAGGCGGCGCACGGGCGGGGGATGCGGGTCATCGGTGACCTCACCAGCAACCATTCCGGCGACGGCCACGAATGGTTTGTGGCGGCGCGTGAGCATCCGGATGCCCCGGAGCGTGACTTCTATTACTGGCATGCGCCCTCGGATGAGGCGGAAACTCCGGAGGGCGCTGTGGCCGAACGGCTCGATGGGGAACCGGCACACGACTACGAGTCGTGGTTGGGGGTGCCCAGTCTGCCCAAGTTCAACTGGAACTCGGCCGAGTTGCGGCGACGGTTCATTGAGGGGCCCGATTCGGTTGTGGCGCGTTGGCTGAAGCCGCCGTTCTCGCTCGACGGGTGGCGCATCGATGTGGCGAACATGACGGGACGGCTGCTGGCGGAGGATCTGAACGCGCAGGTGCGGCAGACAATTCGTCGCACCATGGTGGAGGTCAACCCGGACACGATCCTGTTGGGGGAGTCGACCAACGACGCGTCGAGTGACTTTCGTGGGGATGCCTGGCATGGGGCGATGACGTACGCGAACTTCACCCGCCCGCTGTGGGGGTGGTTGTCGGTGCCGGGGAGCACTGCTGGTGGCGGTATCGGGTTCGCGCGTCACCGCATCCCGGCTCTCACGGGTCACCAGTTTGTGGAGGCGCATACGCGTTTTGCGGCCGGGTTCCCGTGGCAGGTGCGGCTGGCGAACATGAACGCGCTCGACACGCACGACACCCCGCGGTTCCTCACCTCGGCGCTGCCTGGCACGGTGCCGTTCGCGCTGGGGCTGAGCGTGACGATGCCCGGAATCCCCGTCATCTTCGCCGGCGACGAGTTCGGCCTCATCGGGGTTGACGGCGAGCACTCGCGCACGCCGCTGCCGTGGGGCGAGCTCGCTTCCGCTGGTCGAGGTGTCGCCGCCCCGCCCCTTTCCGCTGGTCGAGGTGTCGCCGCCTCACCCCCTTCCGCTGGTCGAGGTGTCGCCGCCTCACCCCTTTCCGCTGGTCGAGGTGTCGCCGTCTACGGCGACAGTCTCGAGACCACGACCCCCGCCGAAACCGTCGCCCTCTATTCGGCTCTCATCCGTCTCCGCCGCGAGCATCCGGCGCTGAACGATGGCGGTTTCCGTTGGCTGCATGTCGGCGATGACGTGCTCGCGTTTGTGCGTGAGGCCGCGGAGGAGTCGGTGTTGGTGGTGGCCGCGCGTGCGGCGTTCTCTGTGCAGATGGAGGGTATGGCGGATGCGGTGCCGCTGTTCGGCGACGCGGCCGTCGACGGTGCCCTGATCAGTGGCGACGGCCCGACCTTTGCGGCGTGGGCCTTGCCGGGCCTGGGGCTCCCGCCGCTCTGA
- a CDS encoding gamma-glutamyl-gamma-aminobutyrate hydrolase family protein: MSQRPQILASYSMDAEAAPLWLRELLHTLARTAADALDAAGADVTFVDPARSVDDPKLLAASVDGVLVLGGADVDPALYGQKPVDGLYGVDARADAFELALIAAAMESGTPVLGICRGMQLLNVARGGTLVQDLGPGTIHRDDADGQAMPEHEVRVLPGTRLGGIFSADALTIRSGHHQAVDTLGGWLRVSAQAPDGTIEAIEAPDSWTLGVQWHPEDPRADAAQLAALMTEFVAGCAASRDVVSAVGSNG; encoded by the coding sequence ATGTCGCAGCGCCCGCAGATTCTGGCGTCCTATTCGATGGATGCGGAGGCCGCGCCGTTGTGGCTGCGCGAACTCCTCCACACTCTTGCCCGCACCGCGGCTGACGCTCTCGATGCGGCGGGGGCGGATGTCACTTTTGTCGACCCGGCCCGTTCGGTCGATGACCCGAAACTGCTGGCGGCATCCGTCGATGGCGTTCTCGTGCTGGGCGGGGCGGACGTCGATCCCGCGCTGTACGGGCAGAAGCCGGTGGATGGGCTGTACGGCGTTGACGCGAGGGCGGATGCGTTCGAGTTGGCGCTGATTGCGGCGGCGATGGAGTCGGGCACGCCAGTTCTGGGCATCTGCCGCGGCATGCAGCTGCTCAATGTGGCGCGCGGCGGAACCCTTGTGCAGGATTTGGGCCCCGGCACCATCCACCGTGATGATGCGGATGGGCAGGCGATGCCGGAGCATGAGGTGCGGGTTCTGCCGGGAACGCGTTTGGGCGGCATCTTTTCGGCGGATGCGTTGACTATTCGGTCGGGGCACCATCAGGCGGTCGACACTCTTGGTGGGTGGTTGAGGGTGAGCGCGCAGGCGCCCGACGGCACGATTGAGGCGATCGAGGCGCCCGACTCGTGGACGTTGGGGGTGCAGTGGCATCCGGAGGATCCGCGTGCCGACGCGGCCCAACTTGCGGCGCTGATGACTGAGTTTGTGGCGGGTTGCGCGGCTTCCCGTGACGTGGTGTCTGCGGTGGGCTCGAACGGATGA
- a CDS encoding 4-oxalomesaconate tautomerase, which translates to MNTEIDGIPCMLMRGGTSKGAYFLAEDLPGDRAERDDLLLRIMGSPDARQIDGIGGAHPLTSKVGVVSRSSIPGVDVDYLFLQVYVDEAIVSDQQNCGNILAGIGPFAIERGLVPLQGETTRVSIAMVNTDGRAVATVQTPDGRVEYAGDVEIAGVPGGAAPVILDFESAEDTGSVLLPTGNTVDMVDGVEVSCVDNGMPVVVMRASDLGITGRETPVELEENAPLREKLERIRLLAGELMGLGDVTDTSVPKMSMLSAPVNGGSIATRTFIPHRCHTSIGVLGAASVAVACAIEGTPANSLVAPEQSGARYRVEHPTGHLDVEIDLDPGERLRVSRTGVVRTARKLFDGRVFPRA; encoded by the coding sequence ATGAACACGGAGATCGACGGCATCCCCTGCATGCTCATGCGCGGCGGCACCTCCAAAGGCGCCTACTTTCTGGCGGAGGATCTGCCGGGCGATCGCGCCGAGCGCGACGACCTCCTGCTGCGCATCATGGGCTCGCCCGATGCGCGCCAGATCGACGGAATCGGCGGCGCCCACCCGCTCACCAGCAAGGTCGGGGTCGTCTCACGGTCGAGCATCCCGGGCGTCGACGTCGACTATCTCTTCCTGCAGGTCTATGTCGATGAGGCGATCGTCTCCGACCAGCAGAACTGCGGCAACATCCTGGCGGGAATCGGCCCCTTCGCGATTGAACGAGGGCTCGTTCCGCTGCAGGGCGAGACCACACGGGTGTCGATCGCCATGGTCAACACCGACGGGCGCGCCGTCGCGACGGTGCAGACCCCGGATGGCCGGGTCGAGTATGCGGGCGACGTCGAGATCGCCGGCGTGCCGGGAGGGGCCGCCCCGGTCATCCTCGACTTCGAGAGTGCGGAGGACACCGGCTCGGTGCTGCTGCCCACCGGCAACACAGTCGACATGGTCGACGGGGTTGAGGTCAGCTGCGTCGACAACGGCATGCCGGTCGTCGTCATGCGTGCCTCCGACCTGGGCATAACGGGCAGGGAGACCCCCGTCGAGCTGGAGGAGAACGCGCCCCTGCGCGAGAAGCTCGAACGCATCCGCCTTCTTGCGGGCGAACTCATGGGCCTCGGTGACGTCACTGACACGAGCGTTCCCAAGATGTCAATGCTGTCGGCGCCGGTGAACGGCGGCTCCATCGCGACGCGCACCTTCATTCCGCACCGCTGCCACACCTCCATCGGTGTACTGGGTGCGGCGAGCGTGGCGGTCGCGTGCGCGATCGAGGGCACGCCAGCCAACAGCCTCGTCGCGCCTGAGCAGTCCGGCGCACGCTACCGGGTCGAGCATCCGACCGGCCATCTCGATGTCGAAATTGACCTTGACCCCGGCGAGAGGCTTCGGGTGAGTCGCACGGGCGTCGTGCGTACTGCACGCAAGCTCTTCGACGGGCGGGTGTTCCCGAGGGCATGA
- a CDS encoding RelA/SpoT domain-containing protein has product MSIESLTERYFEERDALDNALDEWSRQLLAFAHTVDPAATVSGRVKSYRSMLGKAYRVASKVRSWSEFGDLVALKAVFPTSRGVTEFSEWLLDQAAWNPVLDDKQGEPTELKYKSNQFDLESSEIRDSRGEPLKIEVQVRTAVSDAWYVVDHRLQYKGIVELPSDLQRKLNRLIVLAELFDEEVEAVIARQIGLPEYAVARLYDGLVRISETLVDGQTRASRPEGLLELILSSYAEEEMESLETTVNAFVAEHGEALRAVIQRHIYGAHSFVESRDWIYYEPEAILIAERARVKPSLIRAKVAGSDFESVIGPMIVELKSI; this is encoded by the coding sequence TTGAGCATTGAGTCGCTGACAGAGAGGTATTTTGAAGAGCGCGACGCCCTAGACAATGCGCTTGACGAATGGAGTAGGCAATTACTCGCCTTCGCCCACACTGTCGACCCCGCCGCAACCGTTTCGGGTCGGGTCAAGAGCTATCGAAGCATGCTGGGCAAGGCCTATCGCGTTGCATCGAAGGTTCGGTCTTGGTCGGAGTTTGGAGACTTAGTTGCTCTAAAGGCTGTCTTTCCCACCTCGCGCGGAGTGACTGAATTCTCGGAGTGGCTACTAGACCAAGCCGCGTGGAACCCAGTTCTAGACGATAAGCAAGGCGAGCCGACGGAGCTGAAGTATAAATCGAACCAATTTGATCTCGAATCATCAGAGATTCGAGACTCGAGAGGCGAGCCCCTCAAAATCGAAGTCCAGGTGAGAACGGCAGTAAGCGACGCTTGGTATGTAGTAGACCATCGACTCCAATACAAGGGAATCGTTGAGCTGCCGTCGGACCTCCAGCGTAAGCTGAATCGCCTCATAGTTCTCGCGGAACTGTTCGATGAGGAGGTGGAAGCGGTGATCGCCAGGCAGATAGGTCTACCCGAATACGCTGTTGCCCGGCTCTACGACGGACTCGTCCGAATCTCTGAGACGCTCGTCGACGGGCAAACGCGTGCTTCTCGACCAGAGGGGCTCCTTGAACTCATCCTTAGTTCATACGCCGAGGAGGAGATGGAATCGCTCGAGACCACTGTCAATGCATTTGTGGCGGAACATGGCGAGGCTTTGCGAGCAGTTATTCAGAGGCACATCTATGGAGCACACTCATTTGTGGAATCTCGTGACTGGATCTACTACGAGCCGGAGGCGATACTTATTGCTGAACGAGCGAGAGTCAAGCCATCGTTGATTCGAGCGAAAGTAGCTGGGTCTGATTTTGAATCGGTTATCGGGCCCATGATCGTGGAACTCAAATCGATCTAA
- a CDS encoding SRPBCC family protein translates to MTVGFELRTLLPLPIARAFDLARDIDAHLGSMKSSSERAVGGVTHGLISMGETVTWRAVHFGVPFYLESRISSMTPPTSFTDEQVRGPFKHFRHDHWFTEAQDHTLMLDEIEFSAPFGPLGVLAEKLILAKYMRYIIAKRNAFLVAAARSQL, encoded by the coding sequence ATGACTGTCGGTTTCGAGCTTCGTACGCTTCTTCCCTTGCCAATCGCGAGAGCCTTCGACCTTGCGCGTGACATTGACGCACATCTTGGCTCGATGAAGTCATCATCCGAACGGGCGGTTGGCGGCGTCACACATGGCCTCATTTCGATGGGAGAGACGGTGACGTGGCGCGCAGTCCACTTCGGAGTGCCTTTTTATCTAGAAAGCCGTATTAGCTCGATGACGCCGCCAACCTCATTCACGGACGAGCAGGTACGTGGACCGTTCAAACATTTTCGGCACGACCATTGGTTCACTGAGGCGCAGGATCACACTCTGATGCTGGACGAAATTGAATTTTCGGCGCCATTCGGGCCACTAGGCGTCTTGGCCGAGAAACTCATCCTGGCCAAATACATGCGCTACATCATTGCCAAGCGAAATGCGTTCCTAGTTGCGGCAGCGCGAAGCCAGCTCTGA
- a CDS encoding MFS transporter, with product MSAGRRRITMVLVHAAIVQVLTFAVRPNLSYAVLDGGGSAALLGIIAAAFAIPALLMALPAGHAVDRIGERPALVLGSAAIVVACIIAALAGDSFVMLVIATIILGCGHLMSVVGDQAMMANAPGDRGLDSRFGLYAFAASIGQVVGPLLLTLPGGTRETPPVQLIFIVCTGIAVVLLVLSSLMGSTRRHAPGVRVGMRSTAVGLLRMPGIPQAMIASAIVLASVDLFLAYVPALGHERGFTAEIVSLMLVVRSLMSMFSRLFLSQLIALVGRRALLVSTVLISAVMLGCMILPLPVVLFLVLSAVYGFAVGTCQPITMAWISELAPPGSRGLAMSLRVASNRVGQTALPAVFGTFAVATGSGGVLAVTGVALLGAAWAAASLVNRSTGGEAEPSLPEG from the coding sequence ATGTCGGCCGGGCGCAGGCGCATCACCATGGTGCTCGTGCATGCTGCGATCGTGCAGGTGCTCACCTTCGCGGTGCGCCCCAACCTCTCCTATGCTGTGCTCGACGGGGGAGGGTCGGCGGCGCTCCTCGGAATCATCGCCGCAGCCTTCGCCATCCCCGCTCTGCTGATGGCACTCCCGGCAGGCCACGCCGTCGACCGTATCGGGGAGCGGCCGGCGCTCGTGCTCGGCTCTGCCGCGATCGTCGTCGCCTGCATCATCGCGGCCCTCGCGGGCGACTCCTTCGTGATGCTGGTGATCGCCACGATCATCCTCGGATGCGGCCACCTGATGTCTGTCGTCGGCGATCAGGCGATGATGGCGAACGCCCCCGGAGACCGCGGCCTCGACTCTCGCTTCGGGCTGTACGCCTTCGCGGCATCCATCGGGCAGGTTGTCGGCCCTCTCCTGCTGACACTGCCGGGTGGAACGCGAGAGACGCCGCCCGTACAGCTCATCTTCATCGTCTGTACGGGCATCGCCGTCGTGCTGCTCGTGCTCTCATCGCTGATGGGGAGCACGAGGCGGCATGCTCCTGGGGTGAGGGTCGGAATGCGCAGCACTGCGGTGGGTCTGCTCAGGATGCCCGGAATCCCGCAGGCGATGATCGCCAGTGCAATCGTGCTCGCCTCCGTCGACCTGTTCCTCGCCTATGTGCCCGCGCTGGGGCATGAGCGCGGATTCACTGCGGAGATCGTGAGCCTCATGCTCGTGGTGCGTTCGCTCATGTCGATGTTCTCGAGGCTGTTCCTGAGCCAACTCATAGCCCTCGTCGGCAGGCGGGCGCTCCTCGTGAGCACCGTGCTCATCTCCGCGGTGATGCTCGGCTGCATGATCCTGCCGCTGCCGGTCGTGCTGTTCCTGGTGCTCTCCGCTGTCTACGGTTTCGCCGTCGGCACCTGCCAGCCGATCACAATGGCATGGATTTCGGAGCTCGCACCGCCCGGTTCTCGCGGCCTTGCGATGTCGTTGAGGGTGGCGAGCAACCGTGTCGGCCAGACAGCGCTGCCGGCCGTGTTCGGCACCTTCGCGGTGGCGACCGGCTCGGGCGGGGTGCTCGCGGTCACGGGTGTGGCGCTCCTCGGGGCGGCATGGGCGGCTGCCTCGCTCGTGAACCGCTCAACTGGTGGTGAGGCGGAGCCCAGTCTTCCTGAGGGGTGA
- a CDS encoding nucleoid-associated protein — protein MVQISRAIVHEIPKGKYSADGEHTVALSSAETTLAPETRRFIEENMLDFGLKSPRQIVEDPDAGSTTPTFIREILSDPDRFVDASQGIALNLHRAQTGNSPSGVLIVATVTDAGSSSVIILKAEHAEGMRLRRVGDEATGRFDLQHLNELIVGNNSRIYKIALLSEATGGVAGDMVDQQNGVAFADFFMSAFLGCRLADNSEVQTRQFMQSAMNWVNKSVPSESDQARYATALIAYMGSPATSFQATEFADQFLEAEVRDDFVRSLPDDVATSVVNKDLALVPGQGAGLRMYAPGVVVSASAVALERGDLEILSEEGQSTTIRIRGSLKRYGLGSAPKG, from the coding sequence TTGGTTCAGATCTCACGCGCGATTGTCCATGAGATACCAAAAGGCAAGTACTCGGCAGATGGTGAGCACACAGTGGCTCTATCCTCAGCAGAAACCACGCTAGCCCCAGAGACTAGACGATTCATCGAAGAGAACATGCTGGACTTCGGGCTGAAGAGCCCACGCCAGATCGTAGAAGATCCTGACGCAGGATCGACGACACCGACTTTCATTCGTGAAATCCTTTCCGATCCCGACCGATTTGTCGATGCGTCCCAAGGAATCGCGCTGAATCTGCATCGTGCACAAACCGGCAACAGCCCCTCGGGTGTCCTTATAGTGGCGACAGTCACCGACGCGGGTTCGTCGTCGGTGATCATCCTCAAGGCGGAGCATGCGGAGGGGATGAGACTTCGACGTGTCGGGGACGAAGCCACTGGGCGATTTGATCTGCAGCATCTCAATGAGCTGATTGTTGGCAACAACTCGCGGATCTATAAGATTGCGCTTCTGTCTGAGGCGACCGGTGGAGTAGCTGGTGACATGGTGGACCAGCAAAACGGAGTAGCTTTTGCAGACTTCTTCATGTCGGCATTTCTCGGCTGCCGCCTGGCCGACAATTCGGAAGTTCAGACAAGACAGTTCATGCAGTCGGCGATGAACTGGGTGAATAAATCGGTTCCTAGCGAGAGCGACCAAGCACGCTATGCAACTGCCTTAATCGCATATATGGGTTCGCCCGCAACATCATTTCAGGCGACTGAGTTTGCTGACCAGTTTCTCGAGGCTGAAGTTCGCGATGATTTTGTTCGATCGCTCCCGGACGACGTTGCAACTTCGGTCGTTAACAAGGACCTGGCGCTAGTTCCAGGGCAAGGGGCAGGGCTTCGAATGTATGCGCCAGGGGTCGTAGTTTCAGCGAGCGCTGTTGCTCTCGAGCGAGGCGACCTTGAGATTCTTTCTGAAGAGGGCCAGAGTACGACAATCCGAATCAGGGGCTCCCTAAAAAGGTACGGCCTCGGTAGTGCGCCGAAAGGCTAA
- a CDS encoding ABC transporter substrate-binding protein, whose amino-acid sequence MITKKCAAAGLGLIMATALLAGCSADAPAGPAVEEGEGLVIDGELIADADLFAAAQEEGSFVFYTGASEQSETVLAERFTKDTGVQVEIVRLAPNRLTERILSEQGAGQLGADVIRISGEDLTLAVADSGAFTPYDVPEEYVLPEGTKIDGGAYYRSFDRVYTVVYNNQLVDEADAPESWEDMLDDKFAGKLGITQVAAGGSTAALTRFQLDELGEDYLRDFAAMNPRIFDSAGALSDALARGEISVGSLPIATAYGAKVEGAPLTIVTPEEGAAAFSYYLGVTENAANTAAAQLFVNWSMSRAGQTASGEGGDYPVREDIPAPRAGDQELPAVDSGFLFRYDAEETLAHVEEDAALWREIFGYTG is encoded by the coding sequence ATGATTACCAAGAAATGCGCTGCAGCCGGGCTCGGCCTCATCATGGCCACGGCTCTTCTTGCCGGATGCTCCGCCGACGCTCCGGCAGGTCCCGCGGTCGAGGAAGGGGAAGGGCTCGTAATCGACGGAGAGCTCATCGCCGACGCCGATCTGTTCGCGGCGGCACAGGAGGAGGGATCGTTCGTCTTCTACACGGGAGCCAGCGAGCAGTCGGAGACCGTGCTTGCCGAGCGGTTCACCAAGGACACCGGCGTCCAGGTGGAGATCGTGCGACTCGCTCCGAACCGTCTCACGGAACGAATCCTGAGCGAGCAGGGTGCCGGACAGCTCGGTGCCGACGTCATCCGAATCTCGGGCGAGGACCTCACGCTGGCGGTCGCCGATTCCGGGGCCTTCACTCCTTATGACGTCCCCGAGGAGTATGTGCTTCCTGAGGGCACCAAGATCGATGGCGGTGCCTACTACCGCAGCTTCGACAGGGTCTACACGGTCGTCTACAACAACCAACTCGTCGACGAGGCTGACGCCCCCGAGAGCTGGGAGGACATGCTTGACGACAAGTTTGCCGGCAAGTTGGGAATCACCCAGGTCGCAGCGGGTGGAAGCACAGCAGCCCTCACCCGCTTCCAGCTGGACGAGCTCGGTGAGGACTACCTGCGCGACTTCGCGGCAATGAACCCGCGTATCTTCGACTCGGCGGGTGCGCTTTCCGATGCTCTTGCCCGGGGTGAGATCAGTGTCGGCTCGCTCCCCATCGCCACGGCCTACGGTGCCAAGGTGGAGGGTGCTCCGCTCACGATCGTGACTCCCGAGGAGGGCGCTGCGGCGTTCAGCTACTACCTCGGTGTCACCGAGAACGCGGCGAACACGGCAGCGGCACAGCTGTTCGTGAACTGGTCGATGTCGAGAGCCGGCCAGACGGCCTCGGGTGAGGGCGGGGACTACCCCGTCCGCGAGGACATCCCGGCTCCGCGTGCGGGTGACCAGGAGCTTCCGGCCGTCGACAGCGGATTCCTCTTCCGCTACGACGCCGAGGAGACCCTGGCGCACGTCGAAGAGGACGCCGCGCTGTGGCGAGAGATCTTCGGTTACACCGGATAA
- a CDS encoding GntR family transcriptional regulator, with protein MTTSELTSAAIAALIRQAILDGEFVPNQRLVEADLCELYSASRANVRGALVDLANEGLVERLQNRGARVRAVSLAEAIEISEVRMVLEGLCAYKAAERVTPEEEAELHEIGKAMKDAVASGDLLTYSTSNKLLHARVGEISRQTTANQIIQRVRAQIVRHQYRLAMHPGRPAVSLPEHLEIIEAICAHDPDAAEAAVRRHMRSVIETLQSTARRVEGDGA; from the coding sequence ATGACCACCTCCGAACTCACCAGTGCTGCCATTGCAGCTCTCATTCGTCAAGCCATACTCGACGGCGAGTTCGTGCCCAACCAGCGTCTTGTCGAGGCCGATCTGTGCGAGTTGTACTCGGCGAGCCGGGCGAATGTTCGCGGTGCGCTCGTCGACCTGGCCAATGAGGGGCTCGTGGAGAGGCTCCAGAACCGCGGGGCACGGGTCAGGGCGGTCTCCCTCGCCGAGGCGATCGAGATCTCCGAGGTGCGAATGGTGCTCGAGGGCCTCTGCGCCTACAAGGCCGCCGAACGGGTCACGCCGGAGGAGGAGGCAGAGCTGCACGAGATCGGCAAAGCCATGAAGGATGCCGTCGCAAGCGGTGACCTCCTCACCTACTCGACAAGCAACAAGCTTCTCCACGCACGGGTCGGCGAGATCAGCCGACAGACGACAGCGAACCAGATCATCCAGCGGGTGCGGGCGCAGATTGTACGTCACCAGTATCGCCTGGCGATGCATCCGGGTCGCCCCGCCGTTTCTCTCCCCGAGCACCTCGAGATCATCGAGGCCATCTGCGCGCATGATCCTGATGCTGCGGAGGCGGCGGTCCGCCGGCACATGCGCAGCGTCATCGAGACGCTGCAATCCACGGCCCGGCGCGTCGAAGGAGACGGAGCATGA